The following proteins are encoded in a genomic region of Lachnospiraceae bacterium KM106-2:
- a CDS encoding flagellar hook-associated protein FlgK — MSGSMSSLYVGVTGLTASQNALNTTAHNLTNIGTKGYVRQQALFADTNYSSVGINHINSMQVGLGTNLAAVRQVRDTFLDKSYRIESGRYSYYEVQYQTADEIEDVMGELEGVEFQNSLEDFWTSIQSLANEPDNIVQRTTTVQTAVSFVERANTIYAQLKDYQLSLNTKIKNQVDEVNSIGQQIVDLNYLIQKAEAGNVENANDYRDTRNLLLDQLATYGEISYDENKYGVVTVNFEGVQFVSETGYNKMGVEKMSENSEMIKPVWEFFDTDVFDLSRTPKSDDDTDVGSLKGILIARGDAVANYSDIPVKPTEPKKSDYATDALYNAAYAQYETDLSQFEADTKVYNQKVNQSIVMSVQAQLDQLVHGVVTKINDILCPNETVTDSVTGVTYKVLASDASIGMGDGCEVPGTELFSRIGSDRYEEVTITRKKEDGSTYTETRYAYKEEDASDPNSLYSITNIQVNPDVLKNVSLIPLSNANKTGDYAVDVCKELTSAWTETFATLDPNTTTKNTFKDYYITMVGAIANRGNTTKSIADNQESLSASIDSQRQQIIGVSSDEELTKLIQYQHAYNAASRYFSVANDMLEQLINNLG, encoded by the coding sequence ATGAGTGGCTCAATGAGTAGCTTATACGTTGGCGTTACTGGACTAACAGCCAGTCAGAACGCGTTAAATACAACAGCACATAACTTAACTAATATTGGAACAAAAGGTTATGTAAGACAACAGGCATTATTTGCAGATACGAATTATAGCTCTGTTGGAATCAATCATATTAATTCAATGCAGGTTGGTCTAGGAACCAATTTAGCAGCAGTAAGACAGGTGAGAGATACTTTCTTAGATAAATCTTACCGAATCGAGTCAGGAAGATATTCTTATTATGAAGTTCAATATCAGACAGCAGATGAAATTGAAGATGTAATGGGAGAGTTAGAAGGGGTTGAATTCCAAAATTCATTAGAAGATTTTTGGACATCCATTCAATCACTTGCAAATGAACCGGATAATATCGTTCAAAGAACGACAACCGTTCAGACAGCAGTATCTTTCGTTGAAAGAGCAAATACGATCTATGCTCAGTTGAAAGATTATCAATTGAGTTTAAATACGAAGATTAAGAATCAAGTGGATGAAGTAAATAGTATCGGACAGCAAATTGTTGATCTGAACTATCTCATTCAAAAAGCAGAAGCAGGTAATGTAGAGAATGCAAATGATTATAGGGATACAAGAAACTTATTACTAGATCAGCTTGCAACATACGGTGAAATTTCCTACGATGAAAATAAATATGGAGTGGTTACCGTAAACTTTGAAGGTGTTCAGTTTGTTAGTGAAACAGGATATAACAAAATGGGCGTTGAGAAAATGTCTGAGAATTCAGAAATGATCAAACCAGTTTGGGAATTCTTTGATACCGATGTATTTGACCTTAGCCGTACACCAAAGTCAGATGATGATACTGATGTTGGATCGTTAAAAGGTATTTTGATCGCCCGTGGTGATGCAGTTGCGAACTACTCTGATATTCCTGTTAAACCAACAGAACCAAAGAAATCAGATTATGCAACAGATGCATTATATAATGCAGCATATGCACAATATGAGACAGATTTAAGTCAGTTTGAAGCAGATACGAAAGTGTACAATCAAAAAGTAAATCAGTCGATCGTTATGTCAGTACAAGCACAGCTTGATCAATTAGTACATGGAGTTGTAACTAAGATCAATGATATCTTATGTCCAAATGAGACAGTTACCGATTCAGTGACAGGGGTTACCTACAAAGTATTAGCAAGTGATGCTTCAATCGGAATGGGCGATGGCTGCGAAGTACCAGGTACAGAATTATTTAGCAGAATCGGTTCTGATCGATATGAAGAAGTAACGATCACAAGAAAAAAGGAAGATGGATCAACTTATACAGAGACTCGTTATGCTTACAAAGAAGAGGATGCATCTGATCCGAATTCTCTATACTCTATCACAAACATTCAGGTAAATCCGGATGTATTAAAGAATGTATCTTTGATCCCATTATCAAATGCCAATAAGACAGGTGATTATGCGGTTGATGTATGTAAAGAGTTAACAAGTGCTTGGACAGAGACTTTCGCAACATTAGATCCAAATACAACAACGAAAAATACATTTAAAGATTACTATATTACAATGGTTGGAGCGATTGCCAATCGAGGTAATACAACAAAGAGTATTGCGGATAATCAGGAATCTTTATCTGCATCTATTGATTCACAAAGACAACAAATTATTGGTGTATCATCAGATGAAGAGTTAACGAAGTTAATTCAATATCAACATGCATACAATGCTGCAAGCCGATATTTTTCTGTTGCAAATGATATGCTAGAACAACTAATTAATAATTTAGGCTAG
- a CDS encoding flagellar hook-associated protein FlgL, with product MRVTNQMMSNNALSNINKNKIALSKLEEQYSTNKKIQKPSDDPVVAVRALKLRKNLSELNQYYEKNIPDAKSWMEITESALKNVTDICTSINGYANQGATDTLTADNRASVLKNIQQLVSQIYEEGNSNCAGRYVFTGYKTDTGLLFDQDTNNKKYTITQEFKGTDISSSERVIGGYTVDDYTNPAAGTTPSVGTFSTAPVSQSVYTMNLGYNDLDGTAGSVKIGYTYKNAGGTDVTVNIDPTKINIVSVSDKNAYSAADDGINFIKETGELVIGKTVHETMKLATDIKVDYQKSEFSKGDVKPEMYYDCVMEQHVGAVASTAVEKTITYEKKSQNISYDINFNQSLVVNTEASDAIPMDLKRQVDIVAKAIQDVDKVESDITEVKKMLEDTSTTDAQKKVLEALQSQLETELSLKTSIMQKEFGNTLTATSNQQQAANLAVADLGSRYVRLEMTEERLSTQQTDFEDLLSTNEDADMVETIVKYNSQSTIYNASLSAAAKIAKNSLLDFI from the coding sequence ATGCGTGTAACAAATCAAATGATGAGCAACAATGCATTGAGTAATATTAATAAAAACAAGATTGCATTGTCAAAATTAGAAGAACAGTACTCAACAAATAAAAAAATTCAGAAACCTTCTGATGATCCTGTTGTTGCAGTACGTGCATTAAAGCTTCGTAAGAACTTAAGTGAATTAAATCAATATTATGAAAAAAATATTCCTGATGCAAAGTCATGGATGGAGATTACAGAAAGTGCATTGAAGAATGTAACAGATATCTGTACTTCAATCAATGGCTATGCCAACCAGGGTGCAACAGATACATTAACAGCAGATAACCGTGCCAGTGTATTAAAGAACATTCAGCAGTTAGTATCACAGATTTATGAGGAAGGTAACTCAAACTGCGCAGGACGTTATGTATTTACTGGTTATAAGACGGATACTGGTCTTCTGTTTGATCAGGATACAAACAACAAGAAATATACGATCACACAGGAATTTAAAGGAACTGATATTTCAAGTTCTGAAAGAGTAATTGGTGGTTATACCGTTGATGATTATACAAATCCAGCAGCAGGTACAACTCCTTCCGTAGGTACATTCTCAACTGCACCAGTATCTCAGAGCGTATATACGATGAATCTTGGATATAACGATCTAGATGGAACAGCTGGCAGCGTGAAGATTGGCTACACATACAAAAATGCAGGAGGAACAGATGTTACGGTAAACATTGATCCAACAAAGATCAATATTGTATCGGTTTCTGATAAAAATGCTTACAGCGCAGCTGATGATGGAATTAATTTTATTAAGGAAACAGGCGAGCTTGTAATTGGTAAGACAGTTCATGAGACAATGAAACTTGCAACGGATATTAAAGTTGATTATCAAAAGAGTGAATTCTCTAAAGGTGACGTGAAGCCGGAAATGTATTATGATTGTGTTATGGAACAGCATGTTGGAGCAGTAGCATCCACTGCTGTTGAGAAGACAATTACTTATGAGAAAAAGAGCCAGAATATCTCTTATGATATCAACTTTAATCAAAGTTTAGTTGTAAATACAGAAGCAAGCGATGCAATTCCAATGGATCTAAAAAGACAGGTTGACATTGTTGCAAAAGCAATTCAAGATGTAGATAAAGTTGAAAGCGATATTACAGAAGTTAAGAAGATGCTTGAAGATACTAGCACAACGGATGCTCAGAAAAAAGTATTAGAAGCATTACAAAGCCAGTTAGAAACAGAACTTTCCTTAAAGACAAGTATTATGCAGAAGGAATTTGGTAATACCTTAACAGCTACTTCGAATCAACAACAGGCAGCCAATCTTGCAGTAGCAGATTTAGGTAGCCGTTATGTTCGACTTGAAATGACAGAAGAAAGATTATCAACTCAGCAGACAGACTTTGAAGATTTATTATCTACAAATGAGGATGCAGATATGGTTGAGACAATTGTAAAATACAACTCTCAATCAACAATTTACAATGCTTCTTTGTCCGCAGCGGCAAAGATCGCGAAGAACTCATTGCTTGACTTTATTTAG
- a CDS encoding flagellar biosynthesis protein FliS, whose product MAIRNAAALYQNSTIQTASKAELTLMLYDGAIKFCNKGLIAIEKNDITEANVNIIKAQKIITEFRSTLDFKYPVAKDFDRVYDYIYSKLVDANVKKSAEDLEEALVYIREMRDTWKEVMQKVK is encoded by the coding sequence ATGGCTATTAGAAATGCGGCTGCATTATATCAAAATTCAACAATTCAAACTGCATCAAAGGCAGAATTAACATTAATGCTTTACGATGGCGCAATCAAGTTCTGTAACAAAGGTTTAATTGCCATTGAAAAGAATGATATTACAGAGGCTAATGTCAACATTATCAAGGCACAAAAAATCATTACAGAATTCCGTTCTACTTTGGATTTCAAATATCCAGTAGCAAAGGATTTCGATCGAGTATATGACTATATCTACAGTAAATTAGTAGATGCAAATGTAAAGAAAAGTGCAGAAGATTTAGAAGAAGCACTAGTTTATATTCGTGAGATGCGCGATACATGGAAAGAAGTTATGCAAAAAGTGAAATAG
- a CDS encoding flagellin protein FlaA, whose amino-acid sequence MIIQHNMAAANTNRQLGITTGALSKSTEKLSSGYRINRAGDDAAGLSISEKMRTQIRGLNQASTNAQDGISLVQTAEGAMNETHSILQRMRELTVQASNDTNVSVDRAAIQKEITALTSEITRIADTTEFNKMKLLDGSCTGKSLQVGANASQRISFSISSVKASSIGIDSLSVSSYTNAQSALKALDSAINRVSTTRSSLGALQNRLEHTIANADNTAENLQASESRIRDVDMAKEMVQYSKSSILQQAAQSMLAQANQANQGVTTLLR is encoded by the coding sequence ATGATTATCCAACATAATATGGCTGCTGCCAACACTAACAGACAGTTAGGAATCACTACAGGTGCTTTATCAAAATCTACAGAAAAATTATCTTCAGGTTACAGAATCAACCGTGCTGGTGATGATGCTGCCGGATTATCAATTTCTGAAAAAATGAGAACTCAGATCAGAGGTCTTAACCAAGCTTCTACAAACGCTCAAGATGGTATCTCTTTAGTACAAACTGCTGAAGGTGCTATGAACGAAACTCACTCAATTCTTCAAAGAATGAGAGAATTAACTGTACAAGCTTCTAACGATACTAACGTATCTGTAGATCGTGCAGCTATCCAAAAAGAAATCACTGCTTTAACTTCTGAAATCACTCGTATCGCTGATACTACTGAATTCAATAAAATGAAATTACTTGATGGATCTTGTACTGGAAAATCTCTTCAAGTTGGTGCTAACGCATCTCAAAGAATTTCATTCTCAATCAGCAGCGTTAAAGCTTCTTCTATCGGTATCGATAGCTTAAGCGTATCTAGCTACACTAACGCTCAAAGCGCTCTTAAAGCTCTTGATAGTGCAATCAACAGAGTATCTACAACTAGATCTTCTTTAGGTGCATTACAAAACAGATTAGAGCATACTATCGCTAATGCTGATAATACTGCTGAAAACTTACAAGCATCAGAATCACGTATCCGTGACGTTGATATGGCTAAAGAAATGGTACAATACTCTAAGAGTAGTATCCTTCAACAAGCTGCTCAATCTATGCTTGCTCAAGCAAACCAAGCAAACCAAGGTGTTACTACTTTATTAAGATAG
- a CDS encoding carbon storage regulator, whose translation MLALSRKAGETIVIGNDVEITILEVKGDQVKIGINAPKSVPVYRKEIYVQIQESNKEAAKGTESTVNALKGLMNK comes from the coding sequence ATGTTAGCTCTATCTCGAAAAGCAGGAGAAACGATAGTAATCGGAAATGACGTTGAGATTACGATCCTGGAGGTAAAAGGCGATCAGGTGAAGATAGGAATCAATGCACCGAAATCAGTGCCAGTATATCGAAAAGAAATCTACGTTCAAATTCAAGAATCGAATAAGGAAGCTGCAAAAGGAACGGAATCCACAGTGAATGCCTTAAAAGGATTAATGAATAAATAG
- a CDS encoding flagellar hook-associated protein FlgK, with product MPSTFFGLNIGTSGLYTYQAALNTTAHNISNAETTGYTRQVLNQSASKPISVYSSYGMVGTGVTGTSITQTRNSYYDTKYRMNNSLYGMYKTKEYYMSSIENYFNEVNDTGFTKSFTYLSGAMQTLSDDPSDETKRTQVVNYASQLTDYFKTTVTSLQAVQEEANTELKASVDRINSIAEQVAMLTKQINVVEVGGEQANDLRDARNVLLDELSSFANITVEERKVGFDSVGTTAFEVRMDGQLLVDSTDYNTLQLISRTEKHNVNDVDGLYDVKWSNGQDFRLNGIGGNLQALYELRDGNNQQNLQGNASGSKGDTSVKLTGTNVNSVLQLNIPESGTITIGNQQYTYSSFDFAVVDGKYEYTFQLDSPLKVDATGNKGSVGESIDYKGIPYYMDQMNQFARTFASSFNGIHNGGQDLYGNAGLDIFNATNKVTGENYNFTEDFTASGKANSYYYLTAANFTINSEIVADVKKLATGSDMSQGIEQKDILDKLVACIDDKSMFSNGTPSSFLQTLVANVGVDSKKASNFADNQKNILASISNQRLSESGVDTDEEGVNLIKYQNAYGFSSKVISVMNEVLDKLINETGV from the coding sequence ATGCCTTCAACATTTTTTGGATTAAATATTGGTACATCAGGACTTTATACGTATCAAGCTGCGTTAAATACAACAGCACATAACATTTCAAATGCGGAAACTACAGGTTATACGCGCCAGGTGTTAAATCAGTCTGCCTCAAAGCCAATTTCCGTTTACAGTTCTTACGGAATGGTTGGTACTGGTGTAACAGGAACAAGTATTACACAGACTCGTAACTCTTATTACGATACAAAATACCGTATGAACAATTCTTTATATGGTATGTATAAAACAAAAGAGTATTATATGAGTTCAATTGAAAATTACTTCAATGAAGTAAATGATACTGGTTTTACAAAGAGCTTCACTTATTTATCAGGTGCGATGCAGACATTAAGTGATGATCCATCAGATGAGACAAAACGTACTCAGGTAGTCAATTATGCATCACAGCTTACGGATTATTTTAAGACTACGGTAACAAGCTTACAGGCAGTACAAGAGGAAGCAAATACAGAATTAAAAGCAAGCGTTGATCGAATCAATTCGATCGCAGAGCAGGTTGCGATGTTAACAAAACAGATCAATGTAGTGGAAGTTGGCGGAGAACAAGCAAACGATCTTCGAGATGCAAGAAATGTATTACTTGATGAACTTTCTAGCTTTGCAAATATTACGGTAGAAGAAAGAAAAGTTGGTTTCGACAGTGTTGGAACAACTGCTTTCGAAGTAAGAATGGACGGACAGCTTCTTGTAGATTCTACAGATTACAATACATTACAGTTGATTAGCCGTACAGAAAAACATAACGTAAATGATGTAGATGGACTTTACGATGTAAAATGGAGTAATGGACAGGACTTCCGCTTAAATGGTATCGGAGGTAATCTACAAGCTTTATATGAATTACGTGATGGTAACAACCAACAAAACTTACAAGGTAATGCATCTGGATCAAAGGGTGATACAAGCGTTAAATTAACAGGAACGAATGTAAACAGTGTATTACAATTAAATATTCCTGAATCAGGAACGATTACAATTGGTAATCAACAATATACTTACAGTTCCTTTGACTTTGCCGTTGTAGATGGAAAGTATGAATATACATTTCAATTGGATTCGCCATTAAAGGTAGATGCAACAGGAAATAAAGGTAGTGTGGGAGAAAGCATTGATTACAAGGGAATCCCTTACTATATGGATCAGATGAATCAGTTTGCCAGAACATTTGCAAGTAGTTTCAATGGGATTCACAATGGTGGACAGGATTTATACGGAAATGCTGGATTAGACATTTTTAATGCAACAAATAAAGTAACTGGTGAAAATTATAACTTTACAGAGGATTTCACTGCATCAGGAAAAGCAAATTCTTACTACTATTTAACAGCTGCCAACTTTACGATCAATTCCGAAATCGTAGCGGATGTTAAGAAGTTAGCAACAGGATCTGATATGTCTCAAGGTATTGAACAAAAAGATATCTTAGATAAATTAGTTGCTTGTATCGATGATAAATCGATGTTTTCCAATGGTACGCCTTCTTCGTTCTTACAGACATTAGTTGCTAATGTCGGTGTAGATTCCAAGAAAGCAAGTAACTTCGCTGATAACCAGAAAAACATCTTAGCTTCTATTTCAAATCAGAGATTAAGTGAATCAGGCGTTGATACAGATGAAGAGGGTGTAAACTTGATCAAATATCAAAATGCTTACGGCTTTTCATCAAAAGTAATATCTGTAATGAATGAAGTTTTAGATAAGTTAATTAATGAAACAGGGGTTTAA
- a CDS encoding flagellar assembly factor FliW, with amino-acid sequence MLVRTKYFGEVNITEDKIVHFQNGIMGFEQYKDYTIIYDNESSSKQTISWLQSIEKEELALPIISPLTVDSSYNPTVNEEWMQTLGNLNDENLAMFLVLTVPADITKMTANMKAPIIINSDTRQASQIIVENKEYTVKRNIYEIFNACKKEKEEK; translated from the coding sequence ATGTTAGTACGTACGAAGTATTTCGGAGAGGTAAACATTACAGAAGATAAAATTGTGCATTTCCAGAATGGTATTATGGGATTTGAACAATATAAAGATTATACAATCATTTATGATAATGAAAGTAGTAGCAAGCAAACCATTTCTTGGTTGCAAAGTATTGAGAAAGAGGAACTTGCATTACCAATCATTAGCCCTCTTACAGTGGATTCTTCTTATAATCCAACTGTAAATGAAGAATGGATGCAAACATTAGGAAATTTAAATGATGAGAATCTTGCCATGTTTTTAGTGTTGACTGTACCAGCGGATATTACGAAGATGACTGCTAACATGAAAGCTCCTATTATTATTAATAGTGATACAAGACAAGCTTCGCAGATCATCGTCGAAAATAAAGAGTATACGGTGAAACGAAATATTTATGAAATCTTTAATGCTTGCAAGAAAGAGAAGGAGGAAAAATAA
- a CDS encoding flagellar hook-associated protein FliD, with protein sequence MAIRLSGLASNMDTDSIIKELMSAQSVKLKKITDKQTKNEWIQEKWSALNTKLLNFYKNDVSKLYLQGSYKAKTVSSNNESKVVATGSTTAPDGSQSLKINQLASAQNITGGKLTSSTGATITENTKLSDLDGFGGSGDYITIKAGSKTTSLQVNGTTTVKDFVNACKNAGLNASYDTSQKRLFISSKESGADNTFSITTTAVSNDMSEKIQSYKNDIGYNSLSSSDKTSVDGAINNLLNGTDVENAKKTLNNVATKTITDQSKAAAYNYALALELQDITLYGTSLTKPDGSTDAGKELHGSAEIKEYLTEQYKASEEYTKYKDQLDADTSLSDDDKNTKLEAKAKEGMLNLYNQVVTGVKEQRATDIEATVASLGSESNNYAISSAQLEPTVISAEDKELFGLETRDKLSTLITNASTKAEGITAAGNTGASSVSPLKALGLGEITGVASISPDTGKPVSSTTDSTTGMTTVFACDSEIELNGATLTSSSNNVTANGVTYELKGVTSGDETITLTVNNNIDDTYKMVKDFITNYNTLLKEMNTLYYASSSKGYDPLSDDQKSEMSDKEVENWETKIKDSLLRRDSSLDSILTGMKSAMQSSVDVNGKRYSLSSFGICTSSDYTEKGLLHIYGDSDDSVYSSETDKLKKALEEDPDTLIKTLTGVFTNLHDTMQDKMKATTMSSTQSFYNDKEYKTLTTDYKKQVAKMQAKLQDMETSYYKKFSSMETALSKLQAQQSSLSSMLAG encoded by the coding sequence ATGGCAATTCGATTATCAGGGTTAGCTTCTAATATGGATACCGATAGTATCATCAAGGAATTGATGAGTGCTCAAAGCGTGAAACTAAAGAAGATTACAGATAAGCAGACAAAGAATGAATGGATTCAGGAAAAATGGTCTGCTTTGAATACAAAGCTTCTTAATTTTTATAAGAATGATGTTAGTAAACTGTACTTACAAGGTAGTTACAAGGCAAAGACAGTTTCTTCTAACAATGAATCAAAAGTTGTTGCAACTGGATCTACGACTGCACCAGATGGTTCTCAGTCACTTAAGATCAATCAATTAGCCAGTGCACAAAATATTACAGGTGGAAAACTTACATCTTCTACAGGGGCAACGATTACAGAGAATACTAAATTATCAGATCTTGATGGCTTTGGTGGATCTGGTGATTATATTACAATTAAAGCTGGAAGCAAGACGACTTCACTTCAAGTAAATGGTACAACTACAGTTAAAGATTTTGTAAATGCATGTAAGAATGCAGGCTTAAATGCAAGCTATGATACATCACAAAAACGTCTTTTTATTAGTTCTAAGGAAAGTGGTGCAGATAATACTTTCTCTATTACAACTACAGCAGTTAGTAATGATATGAGTGAGAAAATCCAAAGTTACAAGAATGACATTGGATATAATTCTTTAAGTTCATCTGATAAGACAAGTGTGGATGGTGCCATTAATAATTTATTAAATGGAACAGATGTTGAGAATGCGAAGAAGACATTAAATAATGTCGCAACAAAAACGATTACAGATCAGTCTAAAGCGGCAGCTTATAATTATGCATTGGCATTAGAGCTTCAAGATATTACTCTATATGGAACATCGCTTACGAAACCTGATGGTTCTACTGATGCAGGAAAAGAATTACATGGTTCTGCAGAGATTAAAGAATATCTAACAGAGCAGTATAAGGCATCAGAGGAATATACCAAATATAAAGATCAACTCGATGCGGATACTTCATTATCAGATGATGATAAAAATACAAAGTTAGAAGCAAAAGCCAAAGAGGGCATGCTAAATCTTTATAATCAAGTTGTTACTGGCGTAAAAGAGCAGAGAGCAACTGATATCGAGGCCACAGTAGCTAGTTTAGGATCAGAGTCTAATAACTATGCAATCAGTAGCGCACAATTAGAACCAACTGTTATTAGCGCAGAAGACAAAGAACTCTTTGGTCTAGAAACAAGAGATAAACTTAGTACTTTAATCACTAATGCTTCCACAAAAGCAGAGGGCATTACAGCAGCTGGTAATACAGGTGCATCATCAGTATCTCCATTAAAAGCACTTGGATTAGGCGAAATAACAGGAGTAGCTTCAATATCACCAGATACAGGTAAGCCAGTAAGCTCAACAACAGATTCAACAACAGGTATGACAACTGTATTTGCTTGTGATAGTGAAATCGAACTAAATGGTGCAACTTTAACAAGTTCATCAAACAACGTTACTGCCAATGGTGTAACTTATGAGTTAAAAGGTGTTACTTCAGGTGATGAGACAATTACTCTTACCGTAAATAATAATATTGATGATACTTATAAAATGGTAAAGGATTTTATTACAAACTATAATACTTTACTAAAAGAGATGAATACGTTATACTATGCATCATCTTCTAAAGGATATGATCCATTATCAGATGATCAAAAGAGTGAAATGTCTGATAAGGAAGTTGAGAACTGGGAGACTAAGATTAAAGATTCATTACTTAGAAGAGATAGCTCATTAGATAGTATCCTTACAGGAATGAAGAGTGCAATGCAAAGCTCCGTTGATGTAAATGGAAAACGTTATTCCTTATCATCATTTGGTATCTGTACTTCTTCTGATTATACAGAAAAAGGATTATTGCATATCTATGGTGATTCTGATGATTCCGTATACTCTAGCGAAACAGATAAATTAAAGAAAGCATTAGAAGAAGATCCAGATACATTGATCAAGACATTGACTGGCGTATTCACAAATCTTCATGATACAATGCAAGACAAGATGAAAGCGACTACAATGAGTAGTACTCAAAGCTTCTACAACGATAAAGAATACAAAACATTAACAACAGATTATAAAAAACAAGTTGCGAAAATGCAAGCAAAGCTTCAAGATATGGAAACAAGCTATTACAAGAAGTTCTCTTCTATGGAGACTGCATTATCAAAACTACAAGCACAACAAAGCTCATTATCGAGCATGTTAGCAGGCTGA
- a CDS encoding flagellar protein FlaG protein: MSIDSLNGQGNTLTSIAVQGTDKGHHTGDVSKQSGQINGNQKLKNPEQALKSAVEQANKRLVDTRTRAEYRYDEKAQRVSIKIFDEDTNEVIKEVPSEDTLRMIEKLVELSGILVDERR; this comes from the coding sequence ATGTCAATCGATTCTTTGAATGGTCAAGGGAATACATTAACATCAATAGCAGTACAAGGGACAGATAAAGGTCATCATACGGGGGATGTATCTAAGCAGTCAGGTCAAATTAATGGAAATCAAAAATTAAAAAATCCAGAGCAGGCACTAAAGTCAGCTGTGGAACAAGCAAACAAAAGATTAGTAGATACTAGAACAAGAGCAGAATATCGTTACGACGAGAAAGCTCAAAGAGTTAGTATTAAGATATTTGATGAGGACACAAATGAGGTAATTAAGGAGGTTCCATCTGAGGACACACTTCGCATGATCGAGAAGTTAGTGGAATTGAGTGGAATCCTCGTTGATGAAAGACGATAG